A portion of the Candidatus Scalindua japonica genome contains these proteins:
- a CDS encoding HDOD domain-containing protein, whose product MSSHAASTLIARIKSIPTLPTMALRVIEVTADPKSSANDLMAIISPDVSLTTKILKIANSPFYGLTREISSLQHAVTVLGFKEIRNLVISTVAFDSFKNIKQGGRFDINKFWKHSFYCALAAKAIAVDLKIKSNELFVAGLVHDIGKLAMFITFPSEFMMQLEIMSPLKIKYTAFEGEKDVFGMTHDEVGMRLLKKWMFPESLINAVGYHHHPQEADNKSHFPIIVHVADILTHIHEMQEEDEEGEYTNTELFYGDAIELAQSFGIDWNLLDLSRLQQTLKENIKNEAETIKLFF is encoded by the coding sequence GTGAGCTCTCATGCAGCTTCAACACTCATTGCCAGGATTAAATCTATACCCACTTTGCCAACTATGGCTCTTCGTGTAATAGAAGTCACTGCTGACCCTAAAAGTTCAGCAAATGATCTCATGGCGATTATAAGTCCGGACGTATCTCTTACTACAAAGATACTTAAAATAGCCAATTCGCCATTTTATGGTCTTACAAGAGAAATATCCTCTCTGCAACACGCAGTAACTGTCCTGGGTTTTAAGGAAATCAGAAACCTGGTGATCTCTACAGTCGCATTTGATAGTTTTAAGAATATTAAACAAGGCGGAAGGTTTGACATTAATAAATTCTGGAAGCATTCCTTCTATTGTGCCCTTGCGGCAAAGGCTATTGCTGTCGATTTAAAAATAAAGAGTAATGAACTATTTGTAGCAGGCCTGGTCCATGATATCGGGAAACTGGCCATGTTTATCACCTTTCCCAGTGAATTTATGATGCAATTGGAGATCATGAGTCCTTTAAAAATAAAATACACCGCTTTTGAAGGAGAGAAAGACGTCTTTGGGATGACTCATGATGAAGTTGGAATGAGACTTCTGAAAAAATGGATGTTTCCGGAAAGCCTTATAAATGCGGTCGGTTATCATCATCACCCACAGGAAGCAGATAATAAATCTCATTTTCCTATAATTGTACATGTTGCTGATATTCTTACCCATATTCACGAAATGCAGGAAGAAGATGAGGAAGGGGAATATACAAATACCGAGCTTTTTTACGGTGATGCGATAGAGCTGGCCCAGTCGTTTGGGATAGACTGGAATTTGTTGGACTTAAGCAGATTACAACAAACATTGAAGGAAAATATAAAGAACGAAGCAGAAACAATAAAGTTGTTCTTTTAG